In Streptomyces longhuiensis, the following proteins share a genomic window:
- the fdxA gene encoding ferredoxin has product MTYVIAQPCVDVKDKACIEECPVDCIYEGSRSLYIHPDECVDCGACEPVCPVEAIFYEDDTPEEWKDYYKANVEFFDELGSPGGASKLGLIERDHAFIAALPPQNQ; this is encoded by the coding sequence GTGACCTACGTCATCGCGCAGCCTTGTGTCGACGTGAAGGACAAGGCGTGCATCGAGGAGTGCCCGGTCGACTGCATCTACGAGGGCTCCCGGTCCTTGTACATCCACCCGGACGAATGCGTCGACTGTGGAGCCTGTGAGCCGGTCTGCCCGGTCGAGGCGATCTTCTACGAGGACGACACTCCCGAAGAGTGGAAGGACTACTACAAGGCGAACGTCGAGTTCTTCGACGAGCTCGGTTCGCCCGGCGGCGCCAGCAAGCTCGGCCTGATCGAGCGTGACCACGCCTTCATCGCCGCGCTTCCGCCGCAGAACCAGTAA
- the dapE gene encoding succinyl-diaminopimelate desuccinylase, which translates to MDLTALDLTRDAALLTAQLVDFASPSGQEKPLADAIETALRALPHLTVDRYGNNIVARTNLGRAERVILAGHIDTVPIADNVPSRLDEDGILWGCGTSDMKSGVAVQLRIAQTVTEPNRDLTFVFYDNEEVAAHLNGLGHVAEAHPDWLEGDFAILLEGTDGEVEGGCQGTLRVILTTKGERAHSARAWMGSNAVHKAAPLLERLAAYEPRKPVVDGLQFHEGLNAVRIEGGVATNVIPDACSVTVNFRYAPDRSPEEAEAFVRDFFAGCEIDDYVVDDHTGGARPGLDHPAAAAFMAAVGGKARPKFGWTDVSRFSALGVPAVNYGPGDPIFAHKRDEHVDTRKILAAEERLRSWLTA; encoded by the coding sequence ATGGACCTCACCGCCCTTGACCTCACGCGGGACGCCGCGCTGCTCACCGCCCAGCTGGTCGACTTCGCGTCGCCGAGCGGGCAGGAGAAGCCCCTCGCCGACGCCATCGAGACGGCCCTGCGCGCCCTGCCGCACCTCACGGTCGACCGGTACGGCAACAACATCGTCGCGCGGACGAACCTGGGGCGCGCCGAGCGGGTCATTCTCGCCGGGCACATCGACACGGTCCCGATCGCGGACAACGTCCCCTCCCGCCTCGACGAGGACGGCATCCTGTGGGGCTGCGGCACCAGCGACATGAAGTCGGGCGTCGCGGTGCAGCTGCGCATCGCGCAGACCGTCACCGAGCCCAACCGCGACCTCACGTTCGTCTTCTACGACAACGAAGAGGTCGCCGCACACCTCAACGGTCTGGGACATGTGGCCGAGGCCCACCCCGACTGGCTGGAGGGCGACTTCGCGATCCTCCTGGAGGGCACCGACGGCGAGGTCGAGGGCGGCTGCCAGGGCACCCTGCGCGTCATCCTGACGACCAAGGGCGAGCGGGCGCACTCCGCGCGCGCGTGGATGGGCTCCAACGCCGTCCACAAGGCCGCCCCCCTCCTCGAACGCCTCGCCGCGTACGAGCCCCGCAAGCCCGTCGTCGACGGACTCCAGTTCCACGAGGGCCTCAACGCCGTGCGCATCGAGGGCGGCGTCGCCACCAACGTCATCCCCGACGCCTGCTCCGTCACCGTCAACTTCCGCTACGCGCCCGACCGCAGCCCCGAGGAGGCCGAGGCCTTCGTCCGGGACTTCTTCGCCGGCTGCGAAATCGACGACTACGTGGTCGACGACCACACCGGCGGCGCGCGCCCCGGCCTCGACCACCCGGCCGCCGCCGCCTTCATGGCGGCCGTCGGCGGCAAGGCCCGCCCCAAGTTCGGCTGGACGGACGTCTCCCGCTTCAGCGCGCTCGGCGTCCCCGCCGTGAACTACGGACCCGGCGACCCGATCTTCGCCCACAAGCGGGACGAGCACGTGGACACGCGCAAGATCCTCGCCGCCGAGGAGCGTCTGCGCTCCTGGCTCACGGCCTGA
- a CDS encoding response regulator transcription factor — protein sequence MSAQIKVLLAEDQSMVREALAALLGLEPDIEVVAQVARGDEVLDAARAHGPDVALLDIEMPGMTGIEAAAQLSEHLPALKVVVLTTFGRPGYLRTAMESGAHAFLVKDAPAAQLAEAVRKVLAGERVIDPTLAAAALAGGANPLTDREREILRAAADGSTNAELAAALHLSQGTVRNYLSTAIQKLAVRNRAEAVRIAREKGWL from the coding sequence ATGAGCGCTCAGATCAAGGTCCTGCTGGCGGAGGACCAGTCGATGGTGCGGGAGGCCCTCGCGGCGCTCCTCGGCCTCGAACCCGACATCGAGGTCGTCGCCCAGGTGGCGCGCGGCGACGAGGTGCTCGACGCGGCCCGCGCGCACGGCCCCGACGTGGCGCTCCTGGACATCGAGATGCCCGGCATGACCGGCATCGAGGCCGCCGCCCAGCTCAGCGAGCACCTGCCCGCCCTCAAGGTCGTCGTCCTCACCACGTTCGGCCGCCCCGGCTATCTCCGTACGGCGATGGAGTCCGGCGCCCACGCGTTCCTCGTCAAGGACGCCCCCGCGGCCCAACTCGCGGAAGCCGTACGCAAGGTGCTCGCCGGTGAGCGCGTCATCGACCCCACCCTCGCGGCCGCCGCGCTCGCCGGGGGCGCCAACCCGCTGACCGACCGCGAACGCGAGATCCTGCGTGCCGCGGCCGACGGCTCGACCAACGCCGAGCTGGCGGCGGCCCTGCACCTGTCGCAGGGCACGGTCCGCAACTACCTCTCGACGGCCATCCAGAAGCTCGCCGTGCGCAACAGGGCGGAGGCGGTGCGGATCGCCCGCGAGAAGGGGTGGCTGTAG
- a CDS encoding sensor histidine kinase yields MTSDEIRLTGMGQPPRNHREALRKLLWIGIWLVFMADPIDDLVNGGHTAWATALGWLGLVAFVGVYLALVFRHTARALRLGRLAAILGALAAVAVVMSLTLGAPWLVLFVYVSVSCGAVLPMRYARWTIVAVTAAMVLLGIPLGRGWDLGLVVPALLGGFAMTGVRQLVRTTVELRRARATVAQLAANEERLRLARDLHDLLGHSLSLITLKSELAGRMLPDHPEKAAQQVADIEQVSRQALVDVREAVTGYRRPRLGAELAGARAALAAAGIEAEVPADAPDDLPAEQEAALAWTLREAVTNAVRHSGAHRCTVGIARRQTLDGPVMELTVEDDGAGAAAGGGVPGNGLTGLRERVEGVGGTLEAAPVRDRGFLLVARVPVGSVGSAA; encoded by the coding sequence ATGACGTCGGACGAGATCAGGCTCACCGGCATGGGGCAGCCGCCCCGCAACCACCGTGAGGCCCTGCGCAAGCTGCTGTGGATCGGCATCTGGCTGGTCTTCATGGCGGATCCGATCGACGACCTCGTCAACGGCGGCCACACGGCCTGGGCCACCGCGCTCGGCTGGCTCGGCCTGGTCGCCTTCGTCGGCGTCTACCTGGCCCTCGTCTTCCGCCACACGGCCCGCGCCCTGCGCCTGGGGCGGCTGGCCGCGATCCTCGGGGCGCTCGCCGCGGTCGCCGTCGTCATGTCCCTCACGCTCGGCGCCCCCTGGCTCGTCCTGTTCGTGTACGTCTCCGTGTCCTGCGGGGCCGTGCTGCCCATGCGGTACGCCCGCTGGACGATCGTCGCGGTCACGGCCGCGATGGTCCTCCTCGGGATCCCGCTCGGCCGCGGCTGGGACCTCGGCCTGGTCGTGCCCGCCCTCCTCGGTGGCTTCGCGATGACGGGCGTACGGCAGCTCGTGCGCACGACCGTCGAACTGCGCAGGGCGCGCGCCACCGTCGCCCAGCTCGCGGCCAACGAGGAGCGCCTGCGCCTCGCCCGCGACCTGCACGACCTCCTCGGCCACTCGCTCTCCCTGATCACGCTCAAGAGCGAGCTCGCCGGCCGTATGCTCCCCGACCACCCCGAGAAGGCGGCCCAGCAGGTCGCCGACATCGAGCAGGTCAGCCGCCAGGCACTCGTCGACGTCCGGGAGGCCGTCACCGGCTACCGACGCCCCCGCCTCGGCGCCGAACTGGCCGGAGCGCGCGCCGCGTTGGCCGCCGCCGGCATCGAGGCCGAGGTCCCCGCGGACGCGCCCGACGACCTGCCCGCCGAGCAGGAGGCCGCCCTCGCCTGGACCCTGCGCGAGGCCGTCACCAACGCCGTACGGCACAGCGGTGCCCACCGCTGCACGGTCGGCATCGCCCGCCGCCAGACCCTGGACGGCCCCGTCATGGAGCTCACGGTGGAGGACGACGGGGCCGGTGCCGCGGCGGGCGGCGGCGTACCCGGCAACGGACTGACGGGCCTGCGCGAACGCGTCGAGGGCGTCGGCGGCACTCTGGAGGCGGCGCCCGTGCGGGACCGCGGGTTCCTGCTGGTGGCCCGGGTGCCCGTGGGATCCGTAGGATCCGCGGCATGA
- a CDS encoding ATP-binding protein → MSLPLTRRIARAALLIAAGAAPVVGAAGSASAVDLPATPNVGGLTALDGANVGNTVDGAAKNVSGLAGDTGSKAVKKAVPAAGKALGRSAKTATPAAQKAAGDVAGGAGDVVGKTTGAATHGGLPTDKLGNGLPTGALPATGELPTQGLPLG, encoded by the coding sequence ATGTCCCTCCCCCTGACCCGCCGGATCGCCCGTGCCGCGCTGCTGATCGCAGCGGGAGCGGCTCCCGTGGTCGGAGCGGCCGGATCCGCGAGCGCCGTAGACCTCCCGGCCACCCCGAACGTGGGCGGCCTCACCGCGCTCGACGGCGCGAACGTCGGCAACACCGTCGACGGCGCCGCCAAGAACGTCAGCGGCCTCGCCGGTGACACGGGCAGCAAGGCCGTGAAGAAGGCCGTGCCGGCCGCAGGCAAGGCCCTGGGCCGGAGCGCCAAGACGGCCACCCCCGCCGCCCAGAAGGCGGCCGGTGACGTCGCGGGCGGCGCCGGTGACGTGGTCGGCAAGACCACGGGCGCGGCCACCCATGGCGGCCTCCCGACCGACAAGCTCGGCAACGGCCTGCCCACCGGCGCGCTCCCCGCCACGGGCGAGCTGCCGACGCAGGGCCTGCCGCTCGGCTGA
- a CDS encoding TIGR00730 family Rossman fold protein codes for MSNPEGRKRPKEQRLGPVIRRRDQVQEGTTDQRLLDSEGPSEWVHTDPWRVLRIQSEFIEGFGTLAELPPAISVFGSARTQTDSPEYAAGVAIGKALVEAGFAVITGGGPGAMQAANQGAVEAKGISVGLGIELPFEQGLNQYVDLGLNFRYFFVRKTMFVKYAQGFVVLPGGLGTLDELFEALTLVQTTKVTRFPIVLFGTQYWSGLIDWLKNTVIAQGKASEADLLLFHVTDDVEEAISLVTKEVGK; via the coding sequence ATGAGCAACCCCGAGGGCAGGAAGCGCCCCAAGGAGCAGCGGCTCGGCCCGGTGATCCGTCGCCGCGACCAGGTCCAGGAGGGCACCACCGACCAGCGCCTCCTCGACTCCGAAGGTCCCTCCGAGTGGGTGCACACCGACCCCTGGCGGGTCCTGCGCATCCAGTCGGAATTCATCGAGGGTTTCGGCACGCTCGCCGAACTCCCGCCCGCCATCAGCGTGTTCGGTTCGGCCCGTACGCAGACGGACTCGCCGGAGTACGCGGCCGGAGTCGCCATCGGCAAGGCGCTCGTCGAGGCCGGGTTCGCGGTCATCACGGGCGGCGGGCCCGGCGCGATGCAGGCCGCGAACCAGGGCGCCGTCGAGGCCAAGGGCATCTCCGTTGGCCTCGGCATCGAGCTGCCCTTCGAACAGGGCCTCAACCAGTACGTCGACCTCGGTCTGAACTTCCGCTACTTCTTCGTCCGCAAGACGATGTTCGTGAAGTACGCGCAGGGCTTCGTCGTCCTGCCGGGAGGCCTCGGCACCCTGGACGAACTGTTCGAGGCGCTCACCCTCGTCCAGACCACGAAGGTCACGCGCTTCCCGATCGTCCTCTTCGGTACGCAGTACTGGAGCGGCCTGATCGACTGGCTGAAGAACACCGTCATCGCCCAGGGCAAGGCCTCCGAGGCCGACCTGCTCCTCTTCCACGTCACGGACGACGTGGAAGAGGCGATCTCCCTCGTGACCAAGGAAGTCGGCAAGTAA
- the folP gene encoding dihydropteroate synthase, whose protein sequence is MLRLGPREFGAHEPVIMAIVNRTPDSFYDQGSTFHDEPALTRVEQAVAEGAAIIDIGGVKAGPGDEVSAQEEARRTVGFVAEVRRRFPDVVISVDTWRHDVGEAVCEAGADVLNDAWGGVDPKLAEVAARYGKGLVCTHAGGAEPRTRPHRVAYDDVMADILDVTVGLAERAVALGVPRESVLIDPGHDFGKNTRHSLEATRRLGEMVETGWPVLVSLSNKDFVGETLDRPVKERVIGTLATTAVSAWLGAQVYRVHEVAETRQVLDMVATIAGHRPPAVARRGLA, encoded by the coding sequence ATGCTCAGGCTTGGCCCGCGCGAGTTCGGCGCACACGAGCCGGTGATCATGGCGATCGTGAACCGGACCCCTGACTCGTTCTACGACCAGGGCTCGACGTTCCACGACGAGCCCGCGCTCACCCGGGTCGAACAGGCCGTGGCGGAGGGCGCCGCGATCATCGACATCGGCGGGGTCAAGGCGGGCCCCGGCGACGAGGTGAGCGCGCAGGAGGAAGCGCGCCGCACGGTCGGCTTCGTGGCCGAGGTGCGCCGCCGCTTCCCGGACGTCGTCATCAGCGTCGACACCTGGCGGCACGACGTGGGCGAGGCGGTCTGCGAGGCCGGCGCCGACGTCCTGAACGACGCGTGGGGCGGCGTCGACCCCAAGCTGGCGGAGGTCGCCGCGCGTTACGGGAAGGGCCTGGTCTGCACGCACGCGGGCGGCGCCGAGCCGCGTACGCGCCCGCACCGGGTCGCGTACGACGACGTGATGGCGGACATCCTCGACGTGACGGTGGGTCTCGCCGAGCGGGCGGTGGCGCTGGGGGTGCCGCGTGAGTCGGTGCTCATCGACCCGGGGCACGACTTCGGCAAGAACACCCGGCACAGCCTGGAGGCGACACGCAGGCTGGGCGAGATGGTCGAGACGGGCTGGCCCGTCCTGGTGTCCCTGTCGAACAAGGACTTCGTCGGCGAGACGCTCGACAGGCCGGTCAAGGAGCGCGTGATCGGGACCCTCGCGACGACGGCGGTGTCGGCGTGGCTGGGCGCGCAGGTGTACCGGGTCCACGAGGTGGCCGAGACCAGGCAGGTGCTCGACATGGTGGCCACCATCGCCGGGCACCGGCCCCCGGCGGTCGCCCGCCGGGGGCTCGCGTAG
- a CDS encoding transglutaminase-like domain-containing protein — protein MSPHISPRSEELRRRFAEEARAERPDLSQLCLLVAAEADGSLDEAGMDAVQMDLDRLAGQVPFRPGGPLAWATALAELLGTRCGFRGTPGDYERLESSLLHEVVRRRRGLPILLSVVWMEVARRAGAPVYGVALPGHFVVGFGPAQDQVLADPFDGGRVLTGADAELLVAGATGAPLNAAMLQPADPLDVVLRILNNIGAWAATRPERSDVALWAVELSLLLPAHPARLRYERAQLLVRRGDFLAGAAELDAYADVVGAVDAPAAETVRAQARAARAMLN, from the coding sequence ATGTCCCCCCACATCTCACCCCGCTCCGAGGAGCTGCGCCGGCGGTTCGCCGAGGAGGCTCGGGCGGAGCGGCCCGATCTGTCGCAGCTGTGCCTGCTGGTGGCCGCCGAGGCGGACGGCTCGCTCGACGAGGCCGGGATGGACGCGGTCCAGATGGACCTCGACCGGCTCGCCGGGCAGGTGCCGTTCCGGCCCGGCGGGCCACTGGCGTGGGCGACGGCGCTGGCCGAGCTGCTGGGCACCCGCTGCGGTTTCCGTGGCACGCCGGGCGACTACGAGCGTCTGGAGTCGTCGCTGCTGCACGAGGTGGTGCGGCGCAGGCGGGGGCTGCCGATCCTGTTGTCGGTGGTGTGGATGGAGGTCGCCCGGCGGGCGGGGGCGCCGGTGTACGGGGTGGCGCTGCCGGGGCACTTCGTGGTCGGGTTCGGCCCGGCGCAGGATCAGGTGCTCGCCGACCCGTTCGACGGGGGCCGGGTGCTGACCGGTGCGGACGCGGAGCTGCTCGTGGCCGGTGCGACGGGGGCGCCGCTGAACGCGGCGATGCTGCAGCCGGCCGATCCGCTGGACGTCGTGCTGCGGATCCTGAACAACATCGGGGCGTGGGCGGCCACGCGGCCGGAGCGGTCGGACGTGGCGTTGTGGGCGGTCGAGCTGTCGCTGCTGCTGCCCGCGCACCCGGCCCGGCTGCGCTACGAGCGGGCCCAACTCCTCGTCCGCAGAGGGGACTTCCTCGCGGGGGCGGCAGAGCTGGACGCGTACGCGGATGTGGTGGGCGCCGTGGACGCCCCGGCCGCCGAGACGGTGCGCGCGCAGGCGCGGGCGGCCCGGGCGATGCTCAACTGA
- a CDS encoding ABC transporter permease — MNSLIKLEITRALRNKKFLFFSVVYPSVLFLLIAGSSDSSTMVDGTGLNLAAFMMVSMASFGALTAVLMGNSERIAKERESGWVRQLRLTTLPGRGYVLAKTASAAVVSLPSIVVVFVVAAVTKGVRLDAWQWLALVVAIWAGSLCFAALGVAIGYLATGDAVRPITMIVYFGLSILGGLWFPSTGFPQWLSDIASWLPTHAYAALGQAIELGNAPHGKDVTLIVAYFLVFAGGAAWLYRKDTLKA; from the coding sequence ATGAACAGCCTGATCAAGCTCGAGATCACCCGAGCCCTGCGCAACAAGAAGTTCCTGTTCTTCTCCGTCGTGTACCCGTCGGTCCTGTTCCTGCTCATCGCGGGCAGCTCCGACAGCTCGACCATGGTCGACGGCACCGGCCTGAACCTGGCCGCGTTCATGATGGTGTCGATGGCGTCCTTCGGCGCCCTGACCGCCGTCCTCATGGGCAACAGCGAGCGCATCGCCAAGGAGCGCGAGAGCGGCTGGGTGCGCCAGCTGCGCCTGACGACGCTCCCCGGGCGCGGCTACGTCCTCGCCAAGACCGCCAGCGCCGCCGTGGTCAGCCTGCCGTCCATCGTCGTCGTCTTCGTCGTGGCGGCCGTCACCAAGGGCGTACGGCTCGACGCCTGGCAGTGGCTCGCCCTCGTCGTCGCGATCTGGGCCGGCAGCCTGTGCTTCGCCGCGCTCGGCGTCGCCATCGGCTACCTCGCGACCGGCGACGCCGTCCGCCCCATCACGATGATCGTCTACTTCGGCCTGTCGATCCTGGGCGGCCTGTGGTTCCCCTCGACCGGCTTCCCGCAGTGGCTCAGCGACATCGCGTCCTGGCTGCCCACACACGCGTACGCTGCCCTCGGCCAGGCCATCGAGCTGGGCAACGCCCCGCACGGCAAGGACGTCACGCTGATCGTCGCCTACTTCCTGGTCTTCGCCGGCGGCGCGGCCTGGCTGTACCGGAAGGACACCCTGAAGGCGTGA
- a CDS encoding bifunctional succinyldiaminopimelate transaminase/glutamate-prephenate aminotransferase → MSAVSDRLPTFPWDKLEPYKKTAAAHEGGIVDLSVGTPVDPVPELIQKALIAAADSPGYPTVWGTPELRDALVGWSERRLGARGFTHHNVLPIVGSKELVAWLPTQLGLGPGDKVAYPRLAYPTYEVGARLARADHVAYDDPTELDPTGIKLLWLNSPSNPTGRVLSKDELTRIVAWAREHGILVFSDECYIELGWEADPVSVLHPDVCGGSYEGIVSVHSLSKRSNLAGYRAAFLAGDAAVLGDLLQIRKHGGMMTSAPTQAAVVAALGDDEHVQEQRGRYAARRAALRDALVEHGFRIEHSEASLYLWATRDESCWDTVAHLAELGILVAPGDFYGPAGDRFVRVALTASDERVAAAVERLSQGV, encoded by the coding sequence GTGTCCGCAGTCTCCGACCGCCTTCCCACGTTCCCCTGGGACAAGCTCGAGCCGTACAAGAAGACGGCCGCCGCCCATGAGGGCGGGATCGTCGACCTCTCCGTCGGCACACCCGTCGACCCGGTGCCCGAGCTGATCCAGAAAGCGCTGATCGCGGCCGCGGACTCGCCGGGCTATCCCACGGTGTGGGGCACGCCCGAGCTGCGGGACGCACTCGTGGGCTGGAGCGAGCGGCGCCTCGGCGCGCGCGGGTTCACCCACCACAACGTCCTGCCGATCGTCGGCTCCAAGGAGCTCGTGGCCTGGCTCCCGACGCAGCTGGGCCTCGGCCCCGGAGACAAGGTCGCCTACCCGCGGCTGGCCTACCCGACGTACGAGGTCGGCGCCCGCCTCGCCCGCGCGGACCACGTCGCGTACGACGACCCGACGGAGCTCGACCCGACGGGGATCAAGCTCCTGTGGCTCAACTCGCCCTCGAACCCGACCGGCCGCGTCCTGTCCAAGGACGAGCTGACCCGGATCGTCGCCTGGGCACGCGAGCACGGCATCCTCGTCTTCTCCGACGAGTGCTACATCGAGCTCGGCTGGGAGGCGGACCCGGTCTCGGTCCTGCACCCGGACGTCTGCGGCGGCTCGTACGAGGGGATCGTGTCGGTCCACTCGCTCTCGAAGCGGTCGAACCTCGCCGGCTACCGGGCCGCCTTCCTGGCCGGTGACGCCGCCGTCCTCGGCGACCTGCTCCAGATCCGCAAGCACGGCGGCATGATGACCTCCGCCCCGACGCAGGCGGCCGTCGTCGCGGCGCTCGGCGACGACGAGCACGTACAGGAGCAGCGCGGGCGCTACGCGGCCCGCCGTGCGGCCCTGCGCGACGCCCTGGTCGAGCACGGCTTCCGCATCGAGCACAGCGAGGCGAGCCTCTACCTGTGGGCCACGCGCGACGAGTCCTGCTGGGACACCGTGGCGCACCTGGCGGAGCTGGGGATCCTGGTCGCGCCCGGCGACTTCTACGGTCCCGCGGGTGACCGGTTCGTCCGCGTGGCGCTGACGGCGAGCGACGAGCGCGTGGCCGCGGCGGTCGAGCGACTGAGCCAGGGTGTCTGA
- a CDS encoding DivIVA domain-containing protein, translating into MVMFLFLVVALVVVVGAVTLAVLGGGDSGALTEAPPEHFADPLPYDRPVGRADVEALRLPVALRGYRMAEVDDALGRLGAELAERDQRIADLETALSGARAQLRPQGHGFGRHPGEDHQ; encoded by the coding sequence ATGGTCATGTTCTTGTTTCTGGTCGTCGCGCTCGTCGTGGTCGTCGGCGCGGTGACGCTCGCCGTGCTCGGCGGCGGCGACAGCGGCGCGCTGACGGAGGCGCCGCCCGAGCATTTCGCCGACCCGCTGCCCTACGACCGGCCGGTCGGCCGCGCCGACGTGGAGGCCCTGCGCCTGCCCGTCGCGCTGCGCGGCTACCGCATGGCGGAGGTGGACGACGCCCTCGGGCGGCTCGGCGCCGAGCTCGCCGAGCGGGACCAGCGCATCGCCGACCTCGAGACCGCCCTGTCGGGGGCGCGGGCCCAGCTGCGACCCCAGGGACACGGTTTCGGCCGGCACCCCGGAGAGGACCACCAGTGA
- a CDS encoding GNAT family N-acetyltransferase, translated as MEFTAGGRLEVRLTASDVGKRVSVRRLTEGGSPGAKFTDTVGVLTSWNDGVLLITTRGGEQVRIAESSLVAGKVVPAAPARRRGPAASYEELARAAARAWQPVESERLGDWELRAASGFTRRANSVLPLGDPGLPLDEALARVRAWYELRGLPAYIQTATGAEGTQELLCAELEARGWVREVTAEMWIAGLAPVADGMDPGDGIELTREPGEAWLGRYQRKGADEVALKVLGSGPSVWFATVPGEGGEPDAIGRCVVDGRWAGFAAVEVAPSRRRQGLASAVMTALSRRALEEGASAAWLQVEADNEGARALYGRMGFAAHHAYHHYRAPDPDLDPDQAGH; from the coding sequence GTGGAATTCACTGCGGGCGGACGGCTCGAGGTTCGCTTGACGGCCTCTGACGTGGGAAAACGTGTGTCGGTGCGACGGCTGACCGAGGGCGGCTCGCCGGGGGCGAAGTTCACCGACACGGTCGGAGTTCTCACATCGTGGAACGACGGTGTGCTGCTCATCACAACACGGGGTGGCGAACAGGTCCGCATCGCGGAATCGTCGCTGGTCGCGGGGAAGGTCGTGCCGGCCGCGCCGGCCCGGCGCCGCGGGCCCGCCGCGTCGTACGAGGAACTGGCGCGGGCTGCCGCGCGCGCGTGGCAGCCGGTGGAGAGCGAGCGGCTCGGCGACTGGGAGCTGCGGGCCGCCTCCGGGTTCACCCGGCGGGCCAACTCGGTGCTGCCACTGGGCGATCCGGGACTCCCCCTCGACGAGGCGCTCGCACGTGTCCGCGCCTGGTACGAGCTGCGCGGCCTGCCCGCGTACATCCAGACCGCGACCGGCGCCGAGGGCACGCAGGAGCTGCTGTGCGCGGAGCTGGAGGCGCGGGGGTGGGTGCGTGAGGTCACCGCGGAGATGTGGATCGCGGGGCTCGCGCCGGTCGCGGACGGCATGGACCCCGGCGACGGGATCGAGCTGACGCGGGAGCCGGGCGAGGCGTGGCTGGGCCGGTATCAGCGCAAGGGCGCCGACGAGGTGGCCCTGAAGGTGCTGGGCTCCGGGCCTTCCGTGTGGTTCGCGACCGTGCCGGGCGAGGGCGGGGAGCCCGACGCGATCGGGCGGTGCGTCGTGGACGGGCGGTGGGCCGGTTTCGCGGCGGTCGAGGTGGCTCCGTCACGGCGGCGCCAGGGCCTGGCGTCCGCCGTGATGACGGCGCTCTCGCGGCGCGCACTGGAGGAGGGCGCGTCGGCGGCCTGGCTCCAGGTGGAGGCGGACAATGAAGGGGCTCGGGCGCTGTACGGGCGAATGGGTTTCGCCGCGCACCACGCGTACCACCACTACCGCGCACCGGACCCGGACCTGGACCCGGATCAGGCCGGACACTGA
- a CDS encoding heavy metal transporter: MPEPPTLVRRGRLLRIGAAVVVLLAVAAYLVVQYISGGRPAPRCTVVSGNGDGASYAFTSEQAVNAATISAVGTSRGMPERAVTIALATALQESGLRNIHHGDRDSLGLFQQRPSEGWGTQAQIMDPVYAAGRFYEHLDKIPGYSRLPLTVAAQRVQRSGYPQAYAKHEPDATLLSAALTGRAGASLTCEGRPSGTEVRKPGDPAKVRAALVRDFGREVSPTAGAGGHDVTVPVPATVDSAEGGERQRGWELAHWAVANSSALRIERVSYAGRDWTAGDAGGKWSAAAAQAAAGAEKSLGEVRIITAQ; the protein is encoded by the coding sequence GTGCCTGAGCCCCCCACCCTCGTCCGGCGCGGCCGTCTCCTCCGTATCGGGGCGGCCGTCGTGGTGCTGCTCGCTGTCGCCGCGTATCTGGTGGTCCAGTACATCTCGGGCGGCAGACCGGCCCCGCGCTGCACGGTCGTGTCCGGGAACGGCGACGGCGCGTCCTACGCGTTCACCTCCGAGCAGGCGGTGAACGCGGCGACGATCTCGGCCGTCGGCACCTCACGCGGCATGCCCGAGCGCGCCGTCACCATCGCGCTCGCGACCGCGCTCCAGGAGTCGGGCCTGCGGAACATCCACCACGGCGACCGCGACTCGCTGGGCCTGTTCCAGCAGCGCCCGTCGGAGGGCTGGGGCACCCAGGCGCAGATCATGGACCCGGTGTACGCGGCGGGGCGGTTCTACGAGCATCTGGACAAGATCCCGGGCTATTCGCGGCTGCCCCTGACGGTCGCCGCGCAGCGGGTGCAGCGCAGCGGCTATCCGCAGGCGTACGCGAAGCACGAGCCGGACGCCACGCTGCTCTCCGCGGCGCTGACCGGCCGGGCGGGTGCCTCGCTGACCTGCGAGGGCCGGCCGAGCGGCACGGAGGTCAGGAAGCCGGGCGATCCGGCGAAGGTGCGGGCGGCGCTGGTGCGTGACTTCGGGCGCGAGGTGTCGCCGACGGCCGGCGCGGGCGGGCACGACGTGACCGTCCCGGTGCCCGCCACGGTGGACTCGGCCGAGGGCGGGGAGCGGCAGCGCGGCTGGGAGCTGGCGCACTGGGCGGTGGCCAACTCCTCGGCCCTGCGCATCGAGCGGGTGTCCTACGCGGGCCGCGACTGGACCGCGGGCGACGCCGGAGGCAAGTGGAGCGCAGCGGCGGCGCAGGCCGCGGCGGGGGCCGAGAAGAGTCTCGGAGAGGTCCGGATCATCACCGCGCAGTAG